One genomic window of Elaeis guineensis isolate ETL-2024a chromosome 2, EG11, whole genome shotgun sequence includes the following:
- the LOC105035901 gene encoding cationic amino acid transporter 2, vacuolar has translation MGFEEERGVVGGGQGWGRGMRSLMRRKQVDSDRARAEAGGTHHHQLAKELSIPQLVAIGVGSTIGAGVYVLVGTVAREHSGPALTISFLIAGIAAALSAFCYAELASRCPSAGSAYHYSYICVGEGIAWLIGWALILEYTIGGSAVARGISPNLALFFGGPDSLPSFLARAHIPVLDIVVDPCAAILVLIVTGLLCVGIKESSFVQAIVTTANVCVMLFVIIVGGYIGFQTGWVGYTVASGYFPYGVNGMLAGSATVFFAYIGFDSVASTAEEVKNPQRDLPWGIGTALSICCLLYMMVSVVIVGLVPYFALDPDTPISSAFARHGMQWAMYIVTTGAVLALCSTLMGSLLPQPRILMAMARDGLLPPFFSEVNKSTQVPVKSTILTGICAAALAFFMDVSQLAGMVSVGTLLAFTIVAISILILRYVPPDEVPLPSSLQESIESVSFRYSAQESNEQKAKEIVGTQNIGQHPQDGTSHTNKVEACVEHPLIAKEINQEKMNEQTRRKKAAWSIACVCIGVLILTSSASATFLPVFVRYSACFVGGLLLLGGLVILSWIDQDDGRHSFGHAGGFICPFVPFLPICCILINAYLLINLGAGTWIRVSIWLVIGVFVYLLYGRTHSSLTGVVYVPVAHADEIYRTSLEYVA, from the exons atgggTTTCGAGGAAGAAAGAGGGGTTGTCGGCGGAGGACAGGGATGGGGACGCGGGATGCGGAGTTTGATGAGGAGGAAGCAAGTGGATTCGGATCGGGCGAGGGCGGAAGCCGGGGGAACCCACCACCATCAGCTCGCTAAGGAATTGTCGATTCCTCAGCTCGTTGCTATAG GTGTTGGCTCAACCATAGGTGCTGGAGTCTATGTTCTTGTCGGAACTGTTGCTCGAGAGCACTCAGGACCAGCCTTGACCATTTCCTTTCTGATAGCTGGAATAGCAGCTGCTCTTTCAGCCTTCTGTTATGCTGAGCTTGCAAGCCGTTGTCCTTCTGCTGGAAGTGCATATCATTATTCATACATTTGTGTTGGAGAAGG TATTGCTTGGTTGATTGGTTGGGCTTTAATACTAGAATATACAATTGGTGGTTCAGCTGTTGCACGAGGCATATCCCCGAACTTG GCCTTGTTTTTTGGAGGACCAGATAGCCTGCCTTCTTTTCTAGCACGTGCTCACATTCCAGTCCTTGATATTGTTGTTGATCCATGTGCTGCAATCCTTGTCTTGATTGTCACTGGGCTGCTCTGTGTGGGAATAAAGGAG AGTTCGTTTGTACAAGCCATTGTTACAACTGCAAATGTTTGTGTCATGTTATTTGTCATTATAGTTGGTGGATATATCGGCTTTCAGACAGGATGGGTTGGATATACTGTTGCCAGCGG ATACTTCCCTTATGGAGTGAATGGAATGCTTGCTGGATCAGCAACTGTTTTCTTTGCATACATAGGCTTTGATTCAGTTGCCAGTACTGCTGAGGAG GTGAAAAATCCGCAACGAGATCTACCATGGGGCATTGGAACTGCACTGTCTATATGTTGCTTATTGTATATGATGGTTTCTGTTGTTATTGTGGGCCTAGTTCCATATTTTGCATTGGACCCAGATACTCCAATTTCATCTGCATTTGCAAGACATGGGATGCAGTGGGCAAT GTACATTGTCACTACTGGCGCTGTCCTCGCTCTTTGCTCAACTTTGATGGGCTCACTGCTTCCCCAG CCTAGAATACTGATGGCAATGGCTAGAGATGGATTGTTGCCACCTTTCTTCTCGGAAGTTAACAAAAGCACCCAAGTTCCTGTCAAAAGCACAATCTTAACTGGGATCTGTGCAGCTGCCTTAGCTTTCTTCATGGATGTCTCACAGTTGGCAGGGATG GTTAGTGTTGGCACTCTTCTTGCCTTCACCATAGTTGCAATTTCAATCTTGATACTCAGATATGTTCCGCCAGATGAGGTTCCTCTTCCATCATCACTCCAAGAATCAATTGAATCTGTATCATTTCGCTATAGCGCTCAGGAAAGCAATGAGCAAAAGGCGAAAGAAATTGTTGGGACTCAGAACATCGGCCAACATCCTCAGGATGGCACATCTCATACAAATAAAGTGGAAGCATGTGTTGAGCATCCTCTCATTGCAAAGGAGATTAACCAGG AAAAAATGAATGAGCAAACACGGCGTAAGAAAGCAGCTTGGAGTATAGCATGTGTATGCATCGGAGTTCTCATCCTCACTTCTTCAGCTTCAGCTACATTCTTGCCAGT CTTTGTACGTTATTCAGCATGCTTTGTTGGTGGCTTGCTCCTCCTTGGTGGTCTTGTCATACTCTCCTGGATCGACCAAGATGATGGGCGGCATAGTTTTGGACATGCTGGAG GATTTATATGTCCTTTTGTTCCCTTTCTACCAATTTGCTGCATCCTCATAAACGCATACTTGCTGATAAATCTTGG TGCCGGCACGTGGATCCGTGTATCTATCTGGCTGGTGATCGGGGTTTTCGTATATCTGCTCTATGGACGAACCCACAGCTCGCTTACTGGTGTTGTGTATGTGCCTGTGGcgcatgcagatgagatatatAGAACTTCCTTGGAGTACGTGGCTTAA